One genomic segment of Burkholderiaceae bacterium includes these proteins:
- a CDS encoding IS5-like element ISCte5 family transposase codes for MRGNQDFQGAMFSYISLEERVPAAHPLRKLRAVVDALLASMNSEFEAVYARRGRPSVPPEMLLKALLLQILFSIRSERQLVEAVNYNLLYRWFVGLNIEDKVWDHSTFSANRERLFNEDLARAFFERVKLSAQWGRLASDEHFSVDGTLIEAWASHKSFKRKDDDSGTPPGRNPEVNFKGQERCNGTHASTTDADARLFKKSAGDKSRLCHMGHILMENRNGLIVDVEITHASGTAEREAALAMLKRRGNRNKRATVGADKGYDSKAFIKGCRRLLVTPHVAAKDKHSAVDGRIKRHEGYKTSLKVRKRIEEAFGWIKTVGGLAKTKLIGQAKLAGQALLCFATYNLVRMGSLGGWWDAHHA; via the coding sequence ATGAGAGGCAACCAAGACTTCCAGGGGGCGATGTTCAGCTACATCAGCCTTGAAGAAAGAGTGCCAGCGGCACACCCGCTGCGCAAGTTGCGCGCCGTGGTGGATGCGCTGCTGGCGAGCATGAACAGCGAGTTCGAAGCGGTGTACGCCCGCCGTGGCCGACCGTCGGTGCCGCCGGAGATGCTGCTCAAGGCCTTGCTGCTGCAAATCCTGTTCTCCATCCGCAGCGAACGCCAGCTGGTCGAGGCGGTCAACTACAACCTGCTGTACCGCTGGTTCGTCGGCCTGAACATCGAGGACAAAGTTTGGGACCACTCCACCTTCAGCGCCAACCGCGAACGCCTCTTCAACGAAGACCTGGCGCGCGCCTTCTTCGAGCGCGTCAAGCTCAGCGCCCAGTGGGGCCGGCTTGCCAGCGACGAACACTTCAGCGTGGACGGCACGCTGATTGAGGCCTGGGCCTCGCACAAGAGTTTCAAACGCAAAGACGACGACAGCGGCACGCCACCCGGACGCAACCCCGAGGTGAACTTCAAAGGGCAGGAGCGCTGCAACGGCACCCATGCCAGCACCACCGATGCCGATGCCCGGCTGTTCAAGAAGAGCGCGGGCGACAAGTCCCGCCTGTGCCACATGGGGCACATCCTCATGGAGAACCGCAACGGTCTGATCGTGGATGTGGAGATCACACATGCCAGTGGCACCGCCGAGCGCGAGGCGGCGCTGGCGATGCTCAAACGCCGGGGCAACAGGAACAAGCGGGCCACGGTCGGCGCCGACAAGGGCTACGACAGCAAGGCCTTCATCAAGGGCTGTCGCCGGCTCTTGGTCACGCCGCACGTGGCGGCCAAGGACAAGCACTCTGCAGTCGATGGGCGCATCAAGCGCCACGAGGGCTACAAAACCAGCCTCAAAGTGCGCAAGCGAATCGAGGAGGCCTTTGGCTGGATCAAGACAGTGGGCGGTCTGGCCAAGACCAAATTGATCGGTCAGGCCAAGCTCGCGGGCCAGGCGCTGCTGTGCTTTGCCACCTACAACCTGGTGCGCATGGGCAGTCTGGGCGGTTGGTGGGACGCGCATCATGCGTGA
- the miaB gene encoding tRNA (N6-isopentenyl adenosine(37)-C2)-methylthiotransferase MiaB: protein MTRKLFIKTFGCQMNDYDSAKMADVLAAAEGYEATDDPEAADLILFNTCSVREKAQEKVFSDLGRVKHLKDKGVLIGVGGCVASQEGEEIIKRAPYVDVVFGPQTLHRLPELLAERRRTQAPQVDIRFPEIEKFDNLPPARVEGVTAFVSIMEGCSKYCSYCVVPYTRGEEFSRPFDDVLTEVAGLADQGVREATLLGQNVNAYRGRMGDTQDTADFATLIEYVAEIPGIERIRYTTSHPNEFTPALIDVYGKVDKLVSHLHLPVQHGSDRILSLMKRGYTAVEYKSIIDRLRAVRPGISLSSDFIVGFPSETQEDFDQLMKLIEDVGYDASFSFIYSPRPGTPAANLPDRTPHEVKLARLQHLQAVVERNVRAISASRVGTVQRLLVEGPSRKNPSELMGRTECNRIVNFDGGPQGARLVGQMLDVTITEALSHSLRGQVLVD, encoded by the coding sequence GACGCGCAAACTCTTCATCAAGACCTTCGGCTGCCAGATGAACGACTACGACTCGGCCAAGATGGCCGACGTGCTGGCCGCCGCCGAGGGCTACGAGGCCACCGACGACCCCGAGGCGGCCGACCTGATCCTGTTCAACACCTGCTCGGTGCGCGAGAAGGCGCAGGAAAAGGTGTTTTCCGACCTGGGCCGCGTCAAGCACCTGAAGGACAAGGGCGTGCTGATCGGCGTCGGCGGCTGCGTGGCCAGCCAGGAGGGCGAGGAGATCATCAAGCGCGCGCCCTACGTGGACGTGGTGTTCGGCCCGCAGACCCTGCACCGGCTGCCCGAGCTGCTGGCCGAGCGCCGGCGCACCCAGGCGCCGCAGGTGGACATCCGTTTCCCCGAGATCGAGAAGTTCGACAACCTGCCGCCGGCGCGCGTGGAGGGCGTGACGGCCTTCGTCTCGATCATGGAAGGCTGCTCCAAATACTGCAGCTACTGCGTGGTGCCCTACACGCGCGGCGAGGAGTTCAGCCGTCCCTTCGACGACGTGCTGACCGAGGTGGCCGGCCTGGCCGACCAGGGCGTGCGCGAGGCCACGCTGCTGGGGCAGAACGTCAACGCCTATCGGGGCCGCATGGGCGACACGCAAGACACAGCCGACTTCGCCACGCTGATCGAGTACGTGGCCGAGATCCCCGGCATCGAGCGCATCCGCTACACCACCAGCCACCCCAACGAGTTCACGCCGGCGCTGATCGACGTCTACGGCAAGGTCGACAAGCTGGTCAGCCACCTGCACCTGCCGGTGCAGCACGGCTCGGACCGCATCCTGTCGCTGATGAAGCGCGGCTACACGGCCGTCGAATACAAGAGCATCATCGACCGCCTGCGCGCGGTGCGCCCCGGCATCAGCCTGTCGAGCGACTTCATCGTCGGCTTTCCCAGCGAGACGCAGGAGGACTTCGACCAGCTTATGAAGCTGATCGAAGACGTGGGCTACGACGCCAGCTTTTCCTTCATCTACAGCCCGCGCCCCGGCACGCCCGCCGCCAACCTGCCCGACCGCACGCCGCACGAGGTGAAGCTGGCGCGCCTGCAGCACCTGCAGGCGGTGGTGGAGCGCAACGTGCGCGCCATCAGCGCCAGCCGCGTCGGCACCGTGCAGCGCCTGCTGGTCGAGGGGCCCTCGCGCAAGAACCCGAGCGAGCTGATGGGCCGCACCGAGTGCAACCGCATCGTCAACTTCGACGGCGGCCCCCAGGGCGCGCGCCTGGTGGGGCAGATGCTGGACGTGACGATCACCGAGGCCCTGTCGCATTCGCTGCGTGGCCAGGTGCTTGTTGACTGA
- a CDS encoding tyrosine-protein phosphatase, with translation MTPSPDHALHLSGASNFRDLGGYRTADGRVVRRRRLFRSDHLAALTASDAQVLAALRVTRALDFRGGHERAAASYQLPGVVQHPLPIEPTVVQGMQSILAAGEALTAPRTAELMCQTYRNFVRHNAPRFAELFAQLLHSDEPLVFHCTAGKDRTGYAAALILLALDVPRSVVMHDYLLTNERYRMPAASDPRIGPEVREVLWRVQGPFLDAALQTVDEEFGGLDAYLARQLGVDAAARERLRRAYLQAPEE, from the coding sequence ATGACCCCTTCTCCCGACCACGCCCTGCACCTGTCCGGCGCCAGCAACTTCCGCGACCTGGGCGGCTACCGGACGGCCGATGGGCGCGTGGTGCGCCGGCGCCGTTTGTTTCGCTCGGACCACCTGGCCGCGCTCACGGCCAGCGACGCGCAGGTGCTGGCGGCGCTGAGGGTCACGCGGGCGCTGGATTTTCGCGGCGGCCACGAGCGCGCCGCGGCTTCCTACCAACTGCCCGGCGTGGTGCAGCACCCGCTGCCGATCGAGCCCACGGTGGTGCAGGGCATGCAGAGCATCCTGGCGGCCGGCGAGGCGCTCACGGCCCCGCGCACGGCCGAGCTGATGTGCCAGACGTACCGCAACTTCGTGCGCCACAACGCGCCGCGCTTTGCCGAGCTGTTCGCGCAACTGCTGCACAGCGACGAGCCGCTGGTGTTTCACTGCACCGCCGGCAAGGACCGCACGGGCTACGCCGCCGCGCTGATCCTGCTGGCCCTGGACGTGCCGCGCAGCGTGGTGATGCACGACTACCTGCTGACCAACGAGCGCTACCGCATGCCCGCCGCCAGCGACCCGCGCATCGGGCCGGAGGTGCGCGAGGTGCTGTGGCGCGTGCAAGGCCCGTTTCTGGACGCCGCGCTGCAGACGGTGGACGAGGAGTTCGGCGGCCTGGACGCCTACCTGGCCCGGCAGCTCGGCGTGGACGCCGCCGCGCGCGAGCGGTTGCGGCGCGCGTACCTGCAGGCGCCTGAAGAATGA